The proteins below come from a single Staphylococcus sp. MI 10-1553 genomic window:
- a CDS encoding minor capsid protein, with protein MSNLSDYWLERAKMFIQSETLEDAAKVAEIERIVAMMTAEIYKNLLAYYGKLATAEGIDWREAKKIVDAFDVEMFQMQAKAYVENKDFSEKANEELKRYNTTMYVNREQLLKHELGLIVTKAYAEQEKVVNHHLQDSVTRTLKHQAGILGADVHVKQSDVEAIVYSNFGKLNWSERLWNNQDELRKDVERMASHVMLRGRHPYEFVPEIRKKQKQTVANTKRLLITEAARVQTEAQKMHYLETMGDDAEYEFVAKRDEKTSKICRHYDKKVFKVKDMVPGVNAPPMHPHCRSTTVPHVGNWRDKFFKDRQGKYRLRGEDSQEIDANSVEEANKPKKHMITESDIDNVEFVSIPGHTEEESRYIQEQHKRLLRKAMTENDSNEFAFISKGKDDDRPLPVKGTQNLVTFGPGSDELELLFNEPKRSLILMHNHPGGSSFSLNDLFTFVKFGSIKTMTIVTNLGRVKHITKTKNYNSERIAEVCSESFKDVGEKLFDDLYIENVLKKLYDEDIIEFKVR; from the coding sequence ATGTCGAACTTGAGTGATTACTGGTTAGAGCGCGCAAAAATGTTCATCCAGTCTGAAACATTGGAAGATGCTGCAAAGGTGGCTGAAATTGAGCGCATTGTGGCGATGATGACGGCTGAGATATACAAAAACTTATTAGCGTATTATGGCAAGCTTGCGACGGCTGAAGGGATTGACTGGCGAGAAGCGAAAAAGATTGTGGATGCGTTCGATGTTGAAATGTTTCAAATGCAAGCAAAAGCCTATGTTGAAAATAAAGACTTTAGTGAAAAAGCGAATGAAGAGCTGAAGCGTTATAACACGACCATGTATGTGAATCGTGAGCAGTTGTTAAAGCATGAGCTCGGTTTGATTGTGACGAAAGCCTATGCGGAACAAGAGAAAGTGGTGAATCATCACTTACAAGATAGCGTGACACGTACACTGAAACATCAAGCAGGTATTTTAGGTGCGGATGTGCATGTGAAGCAGTCAGATGTTGAAGCGATTGTGTATTCTAACTTTGGCAAGCTGAATTGGTCTGAGCGACTTTGGAATAATCAAGATGAACTCAGAAAAGATGTTGAGCGGATGGCAAGCCATGTGATGTTACGTGGGCGTCATCCGTATGAGTTTGTGCCGGAAATACGTAAGAAGCAGAAGCAGACAGTCGCTAATACAAAAAGGCTATTGATTACCGAAGCTGCACGCGTCCAAACAGAAGCACAGAAAATGCACTATTTAGAAACGATGGGCGACGATGCCGAATATGAGTTTGTGGCGAAACGTGATGAAAAGACGTCTAAAATCTGTCGTCATTATGATAAAAAAGTTTTTAAAGTGAAAGACATGGTACCTGGTGTCAATGCCCCGCCGATGCATCCCCATTGTCGAAGCACGACGGTACCACATGTAGGGAACTGGCGTGATAAGTTCTTCAAAGATAGACAAGGGAAGTATCGATTGAGGGGTGAGGACAGTCAGGAGATTGATGCGAATAGCGTTGAAGAGGCGAATAAGCCTAAGAAGCATATGATTACTGAAAGCGATATAGACAACGTGGAGTTTGTAAGTATTCCAGGTCATACAGAAGAGGAAAGTCGTTATATCCAAGAACAGCATAAAAGGTTGTTAAGAAAAGCGATGACCGAAAATGACAGTAATGAATTCGCTTTTATATCTAAAGGTAAAGATGATGACAGACCACTACCAGTAAAGGGCACACAAAATTTAGTTACTTTTGGACCGGGTAGCGACGAACTAGAGCTTTTGTTTAATGAACCAAAAAGGTCTTTAATATTAATGCATAATCATCCTGGTGGTTCGAGTTTTTCGTTAAATGATTTATTCACTTTTGTGAAATTTGGGTCTATTAAAACAATGACTATAGTTACAAACTTAGGTCGAGTTAAACATATCACAAAAACCAAAAACTATAATTCTGAAAGGATTGCTGAAGTGTGTAGTGAATCCTTTAAAGATGTTGGTGAAAAATTATTCGATGATCTATATATTGAAAACGTGTTAAAAAAATTATATGATGAAGACATAATTGAATTTAAAGTGAGATGA
- a CDS encoding phage portal protein, protein MRFKPDSNLIFTCKDVDDLLAKNGEKLLTFFNLHRDQQRPRLQELLDYYLTNNKGINQRPGRDEPYADYRIAHAFVKNGTDFIRGYIGGNEITFRDEQYADEIQHINDINDAHVVNVEILEDCIIYGRAYEIVYRNTDNQDIFKRLDPKNVFVIYSDDIDVEPLAAVRYRAQKLQNKDVTLIDFYTADYRAYFYIDDNRLIVRQDMPQEVNMHQMLQIHEYNANRFRQGVFENVLDLIDAYDYAESDTANYMTDLNDAMLKIEGHLDLDIEEAKKMRKSRIILAKTKPDASGRIGNANVDYIYKQYDVAGVEAYKKRIQKDIHKFTNTPDLSDEHFGGVQSGEAMKYKLFGLEQLRSTIERQLTKGFKRRFAIIQSVRNHLNDHVDFTNMRIEFKPNIPQSLSEYADIFIKLGGRVSQETLLSWLPNIENPKEELEKVKAEEQETSDSHHYHDAMPVQQEKADINNVELE, encoded by the coding sequence ATGCGGTTTAAACCTGACAGTAATTTAATATTTACGTGTAAAGACGTTGATGATTTGTTAGCCAAAAATGGTGAAAAATTGTTAACGTTTTTTAATTTACATCGAGATCAGCAACGTCCTCGATTACAAGAGCTGCTCGATTATTATTTGACGAATAATAAGGGAATCAATCAACGTCCGGGACGTGATGAACCATACGCGGATTATCGTATTGCGCATGCATTTGTCAAAAACGGTACGGACTTTATAAGAGGATACATCGGCGGGAATGAAATCACATTCCGCGATGAGCAATATGCTGATGAGATTCAACACATTAATGACATTAACGATGCACATGTTGTTAACGTTGAGATTTTAGAAGACTGTATTATTTATGGACGCGCTTATGAGATTGTGTATCGTAATACGGACAATCAAGATATCTTTAAGCGACTTGATCCAAAGAATGTGTTTGTGATTTACAGTGACGACATTGATGTAGAACCTCTTGCAGCTGTACGTTATCGCGCGCAAAAGCTACAGAATAAAGATGTGACGTTGATTGATTTCTATACAGCTGATTATCGTGCGTATTTCTATATTGACGATAACCGCTTAATTGTGCGTCAAGATATGCCACAGGAAGTGAATATGCATCAGATGTTACAAATTCATGAATACAATGCGAATCGGTTCAGACAAGGTGTGTTTGAAAATGTACTCGATTTAATCGATGCATATGATTACGCAGAGTCTGATACAGCGAACTATATGACCGATTTGAATGATGCGATGCTAAAAATTGAGGGGCATTTAGACTTAGATATTGAAGAGGCTAAAAAGATGCGGAAGTCCCGTATTATTTTAGCAAAAACAAAACCTGATGCATCCGGCCGTATCGGTAATGCGAATGTCGATTATATTTATAAGCAGTATGACGTTGCTGGCGTTGAAGCATACAAGAAGCGTATTCAAAAAGACATCCACAAGTTTACGAATACGCCTGATTTATCCGATGAACATTTCGGTGGGGTGCAGTCGGGTGAGGCAATGAAATATAAGTTATTCGGACTTGAACAGTTACGCTCAACAATTGAAAGGCAGTTGACGAAAGGTTTTAAACGTCGGTTTGCGATTATTCAAAGTGTGCGGAATCACTTGAATGATCATGTCGATTTTACGAATATGCGTATTGAGTTTAAGCCTAACATCCCGCAATCTCTCTCAGAATATGCAGACATCTTTATTAAGCTTGGCGGTCGCGTGAGTCAAGAAACGTTGTTATCGTGGTTACCGAATATTGAGAATCCTAAAGAAGAACTTGAAAAAGTGAAAGCGGAGGAGCAAGAGACATCGGATAGTCATCATTACCACGACGCCATGCCTGTGCAACAAGAGAAAGCGGATATAAACAATGTCGAACTTGAGTGA
- a CDS encoding PBSX family phage terminase large subunit: MNKLRHQFTDKQYAIYRDLMKKDWFLCILYGAKRTGKTIFNNYMFLEEVLNVRERATKLGIRNPQYILAGYTLGTIQKNVLEELTNMYGLEFKFDKFNRFKLFGVTIVQTPHGNISGLAAIRGMTAFGAYINEASLSHPSVFDEIKSRCSGEGARILSDTNPDNPEHWLLKDYIQNEDESIISYHFELDDNTFLSERYRKNIKATTPSGMMYDRNILGLWVSGDGLVYQDFDKKMHTMTQDELKQIPMKQYFCGVDWGYEHHGVIVVFGMGYDDRFYLIEEHAKQHAFIEEWVRIAHDIQARYGDIPFYCDSARPEHVAKFQDEGINAVYADKRIMRGVELVAHYFKNDKLRILYDACPRFASEIYNYAWDTKKDLPMKEYDDVMDAMRYALLTFVETFEQRSVEDEIDLIQQLGI, encoded by the coding sequence ATGAATAAACTAAGACATCAATTTACTGATAAGCAATATGCCATTTACCGAGACCTCATGAAAAAGGACTGGTTTCTATGTATATTGTATGGCGCTAAACGTACAGGTAAAACCATTTTCAACAATTACATGTTTTTGGAAGAGGTACTGAATGTGCGAGAACGTGCTACAAAATTAGGTATAAGAAACCCGCAGTACATTTTAGCCGGTTATACATTAGGGACGATTCAAAAAAACGTGCTTGAAGAATTGACGAATATGTATGGACTTGAATTTAAGTTTGACAAGTTCAATCGATTCAAATTATTTGGTGTCACAATTGTGCAGACGCCACATGGTAATATCAGTGGTTTAGCAGCAATACGTGGTATGACCGCATTTGGGGCTTATATCAATGAGGCGTCACTTTCTCACCCGTCTGTATTTGATGAGATTAAATCACGCTGTTCGGGTGAAGGTGCTCGAATACTATCAGACACGAACCCGGATAACCCTGAACATTGGTTATTGAAAGATTACATTCAAAATGAAGACGAATCGATTATCAGTTATCACTTTGAGTTAGATGACAACACGTTTTTGTCTGAACGGTACCGTAAAAATATTAAAGCCACGACACCAAGCGGTATGATGTACGACAGAAATATATTAGGGTTGTGGGTGTCGGGCGATGGTCTTGTGTATCAAGATTTTGATAAAAAGATGCATACGATGACGCAAGATGAATTGAAACAGATACCGATGAAACAATATTTTTGTGGTGTTGACTGGGGATATGAGCATCATGGTGTGATTGTTGTGTTTGGTATGGGCTATGATGATAGATTTTATTTAATTGAGGAGCACGCAAAGCAGCACGCTTTCATTGAAGAATGGGTACGTATCGCGCATGACATTCAAGCGCGGTATGGTGATATTCCTTTTTATTGTGACTCAGCGCGTCCGGAACACGTAGCTAAGTTTCAAGATGAGGGCATCAATGCGGTATATGCAGATAAGCGGATTATGCGCGGTGTGGAGTTAGTGGCGCATTACTTTAAAAATGATAAGCTTAGAATTTTATACGACGCTTGTCCTCGATTTGCCTCAGAGATTTATAACTATGCGTGGGACACTAAAAAAGATTTACCGATGAAAGAATACGATGACGTGATGGATGCGATGCGTTATGCGTTACTCACGTTTGTAGAAACATTCGAACAAAGAAGTGTTGAAGATGAAATTGATTTAATTCAACAATTAGGAATTTAG
- a CDS encoding terminase small subunit produces MKLTIKQERLVDEYIKTGNAYQAAINAGYSKSYARVEVHKTLAKPSIRQRLDNRLAQLKKESIADQDEILQYLTSVMRGESTEQILRNVGEGYQDIDNIDVGAKDRIKAAELLGKRYMMWNGKQVESQESKLETLIQQNRQVISDE; encoded by the coding sequence ATGAAATTGACAATCAAGCAAGAAAGGTTAGTAGATGAATATATTAAAACGGGCAATGCTTATCAAGCTGCTATTAATGCGGGTTATAGTAAAAGCTATGCAAGAGTTGAAGTGCATAAAACATTAGCAAAACCTAGCATCAGACAACGCCTTGATAATCGTTTAGCCCAACTCAAAAAAGAGAGTATCGCCGACCAGGACGAAATTTTACAATACCTCACATCAGTCATGCGCGGTGAAAGCACTGAGCAAATTTTGCGTAATGTAGGTGAAGGTTATCAAGACATTGACAATATTGATGTTGGCGCAAAAGACAGGATTAAAGCAGCTGAGTTGTTAGGTAAGCGTTATATGATGTGGAATGGTAAACAAGTTGAATCACAAGAGTCTAAGCTTGAAACGTTGATTCAACAAAATAGGCAAGTGATTAGTGATGAATAA
- a CDS encoding transcriptional regulator — protein MLRKSTINYLESELRGYPYLEKDIARVREEILHPWSPKDENVGGGRADTVMCVTEVRATSVVNDRRLAQLTRVKLAIEIVYNHTTDEGRKLMDLYYFTKPRTLNLTGVANALHISKTVAYDLRKGILSMLADELGIIH, from the coding sequence ATGTTAAGAAAATCAACAATCAATTACTTAGAAAGCGAATTAAGGGGCTACCCATACTTAGAAAAAGACATAGCAAGAGTTCGCGAAGAGATACTTCATCCATGGTCACCCAAAGATGAAAACGTAGGTGGCGGACGAGCTGATACAGTAATGTGTGTCACGGAAGTTCGCGCGACAAGTGTCGTAAATGATAGACGTTTAGCACAACTCACACGTGTTAAGTTAGCGATTGAGATTGTTTATAATCATACGACTGATGAAGGGCGTAAGCTAATGGATTTGTACTATTTTACAAAACCCCGTACGCTCAATTTGACTGGAGTTGCTAACGCTTTACACATTAGTAAGACAGTTGCGTATGATTTACGTAAAGGTATATTGTCGATGTTAGCAGATGAATTAGGGATAATTCACTGA
- a CDS encoding SNF2-related protein: MAIAFKPHAYQKHAIDKVIENERFGLFLDMGLGKTVSTLTAFKDLQLLDTDKMLVIAPKRVAKETWADEIKKWVHLNHLKVSLVLGTPKQRIAALNKEADVYVTNKENTKWLCDYYAKEWPFDMIVIDELSTFKNPSSQRFKAIRKKLPLVKRFIGLTGTPSPNSLLDLWAQVYLIDGGERLEKSFSKYRERFFRPTHKLSPYVFNWELRDGSEGLIYKQIEDICLSMKARDYLDMPERIDTKQVVTLTSKERKLYDDLEKYYILESEEDGTIVAQSGAALSQKLLQLSNGAVYTDDNNVRCIHDQKLDKLEEILEEAQGQPILLFYNFKHDKDRIIERFEDVITLDDPEYKSKWDTGKAKLLIAHPASAGHGLNLQDGGHIIVWFGLTWSLELYQQANARLYRQGQQHTTIIHHIMTDNTIDQRVYHALQNKKLTQNELMEAVKARILELKDE; encoded by the coding sequence ATGGCGATAGCATTTAAACCTCACGCTTATCAAAAGCATGCAATTGATAAAGTGATAGAAAATGAAAGATTCGGTTTATTTTTGGATATGGGGTTAGGTAAAACAGTATCGACATTAACAGCGTTTAAAGATTTACAACTATTGGACACGGACAAGATGCTTGTCATTGCACCAAAACGTGTAGCGAAAGAGACATGGGCGGATGAAATCAAAAAGTGGGTCCATCTCAATCATTTAAAAGTGTCGTTAGTGTTGGGGACACCTAAACAAAGAATAGCAGCACTCAATAAAGAAGCTGATGTGTATGTAACCAACAAAGAAAATACGAAATGGTTATGTGACTATTACGCTAAAGAATGGCCGTTTGACATGATAGTAATCGATGAGCTATCAACATTTAAAAATCCATCTAGCCAAAGATTTAAAGCTATTAGGAAAAAACTCCCTTTAGTTAAAAGGTTTATAGGTTTAACTGGAACCCCTAGCCCCAACAGTTTACTTGATTTGTGGGCACAAGTTTATTTGATTGATGGCGGTGAAAGGTTAGAAAAGTCCTTTAGTAAGTATCGTGAACGTTTTTTCAGACCAACCCACAAATTAAGTCCTTATGTTTTTAATTGGGAATTAAGAGATGGTTCAGAGGGGCTTATATACAAACAGATTGAGGATATTTGTTTAAGCATGAAAGCGAGAGATTATTTAGATATGCCTGAAAGAATAGATACAAAACAGGTCGTGACTTTAACAAGTAAAGAACGTAAGCTATATGACGATTTAGAAAAGTATTATATTTTAGAATCTGAAGAAGATGGGACAATCGTCGCCCAAAGTGGTGCAGCACTGAGTCAAAAACTACTACAGTTATCGAATGGGGCGGTATATACTGATGATAACAACGTTAGGTGCATACACGACCAGAAACTTGATAAGTTGGAAGAAATACTTGAAGAAGCGCAAGGGCAACCGATTTTATTGTTTTACAATTTTAAGCATGATAAGGACCGCATAATTGAGCGTTTCGAAGATGTTATAACTTTAGATGATCCTGAATATAAGTCTAAATGGGACACAGGCAAAGCAAAATTATTGATTGCGCATCCTGCAAGCGCAGGCCACGGGTTAAACTTACAAGACGGCGGCCATATCATTGTATGGTTTGGGCTAACGTGGTCTTTAGAGTTATATCAGCAAGCAAATGCTAGACTTTACAGACAAGGGCAACAACACACAACGATTATCCATCACATTATGACTGATAATACAATAGACCAACGTGTGTACCATGCACTTCAAAATAAAAAACTTACACAAAATGAATTAATGGAAGCTGTTAAAGCTAGGATACTAGAATTAAAAGATGAATAA
- a CDS encoding PDDEXK family nuclease produces MKETKLEQYLVKEIKKKNGLCLKLVSPGTKGVPDRIVIMPGGKTFFVEMKRVSGRIDPLQKYVHKQFNQRGHKVYVLWTKEQVNEFVKKLGDRNGDSI; encoded by the coding sequence ATGAAAGAAACAAAATTAGAACAGTATCTCGTTAAAGAGATTAAGAAGAAAAATGGTTTATGTTTAAAGTTGGTGTCGCCAGGCACGAAAGGCGTACCGGACCGAATTGTTATTATGCCAGGTGGAAAAACGTTTTTTGTTGAAATGAAACGAGTTTCTGGCCGTATTGATCCATTACAAAAATATGTACATAAACAATTTAATCAAAGAGGCCATAAGGTTTATGTTTTATGGACAAAAGAACAAGTGAACGAATTTGTAAAAAAGTTAGGTGATAGAAATGGCGATAGCATTTAA
- a CDS encoding virulence-associated E family protein yields the protein MLDKVTQVKNIKYDRDISYAYASSRLATHWTNHNMSWSEFMQKLSTTVRTKESLLEYNKMSKTEQSDIKDVGGFVGGYLKEGKRRAGQVMNRSMLTLDIDYAAHDMVDTLSMFYDFAYCVYSTHKHRDVSPRLRLVVPLKRNVNADEYEAVARKVADMVGMDFFDDTTYQPHRLMYWPSTSSDAEFFFTYEDLPLLDPDKLLNSYNDWTDTLEWPTSSREENKTKRLADKQGNPEEKPGLIGAFCRTYTIEEAIETFIPDLYDAHSTNRYTYHEGSTAGGLVIYENGKFAYSHHNTDPVSGQLVNSFDLIRIHLYGAQDEDAKEGTPVNRLPSYKAMQTKAQNDEKVKQQLINDKMTAAMEDFDEVDVDLSSWRGNLEVNTNGDFKATIPNIENILCNDPNLKGKIVFNEFTKQIECTGRVPWNKSIKIRQWQDADDSALRGYLEKIYEIHHAGKTKDAIISVALQNAYHPVRNYLNTLVWDGVSRLERLFIKYLGVDDTEVNRVVTRKTLIAAVARVMNPGCKFDYMLTLYGPQGVGKSAILKKLGGAWFSDSLVSVTGKEAYEALQGVWIMEMAELAATRKAEVEAIKHFISKQIDRFRVAYGHYIEDFPRQCIFIGTTNKIDFLKDETGGRRFWPLTVNPDKVEENWSQLTKEDINQIWAEAKYFYEQGEKLYLSSELEKEMRSIQSKHTEESPYVGIVEEFLNTPIPSNWNELSIFDRRRFYQGDVDMLPTGKVDYVERYKVCALEIFVECFGRDIGDSRGSIELKRIGNAIRQIDCWNDYKGNKQGKLRFGKEYGSQKAYVREEKFNELL from the coding sequence ATGTTAGATAAAGTCACACAAGTGAAAAATATTAAATACGATCGTGACATCTCGTATGCTTATGCTAGTAGTCGTTTAGCCACTCATTGGACTAATCATAATATGTCCTGGTCTGAATTTATGCAGAAATTATCAACAACAGTTAGGACTAAAGAAAGCTTGTTAGAGTATAACAAGATGTCAAAAACCGAACAGTCGGATATAAAAGACGTGGGCGGCTTTGTTGGAGGTTATCTAAAAGAAGGTAAGCGACGAGCAGGTCAAGTGATGAACCGGTCAATGCTAACGCTTGATATTGATTATGCTGCACATGATATGGTTGACACCTTATCCATGTTCTATGATTTTGCTTATTGTGTGTATTCGACACATAAACACCGTGATGTAAGTCCTCGACTGCGTTTAGTAGTACCGCTGAAGCGAAATGTTAATGCTGATGAGTATGAGGCAGTTGCGCGTAAAGTTGCGGATATGGTAGGTATGGACTTTTTCGATGATACGACTTATCAACCTCACAGATTGATGTACTGGCCGTCAACAAGCAGTGATGCAGAATTCTTTTTCACTTATGAAGATTTACCGCTACTCGACCCGGACAAACTTCTAAACAGCTATAATGATTGGACTGATACACTCGAATGGCCGACCTCTTCACGTGAGGAGAATAAAACAAAACGTCTTGCTGATAAACAAGGCAATCCTGAAGAAAAACCTGGTCTCATTGGAGCGTTCTGTCGCACGTATACTATTGAGGAAGCAATTGAAACATTTATTCCGGATTTATACGACGCACACAGTACAAATCGTTATACGTATCATGAGGGGTCCACTGCAGGCGGTTTAGTTATTTATGAAAATGGTAAATTCGCCTATTCGCATCACAACACCGACCCGGTGAGCGGACAGTTGGTAAATAGTTTTGACCTTATTCGTATTCATTTATACGGTGCTCAGGATGAAGATGCTAAAGAGGGAACGCCCGTCAATAGACTTCCAAGCTATAAAGCGATGCAGACAAAAGCTCAAAACGATGAAAAAGTTAAGCAACAGTTAATTAACGATAAAATGACAGCTGCAATGGAAGATTTTGACGAGGTTGACGTTGATTTGTCATCGTGGCGTGGAAATCTTGAAGTGAACACAAATGGCGATTTTAAAGCAACAATTCCAAACATCGAAAACATATTATGTAATGATCCTAATTTGAAAGGAAAAATCGTATTCAATGAATTTACAAAACAGATTGAATGTACAGGGCGTGTACCTTGGAATAAAAGTATTAAAATACGTCAGTGGCAAGATGCAGACGATAGCGCTTTAAGAGGCTATCTTGAAAAAATTTATGAGATTCATCATGCAGGCAAAACAAAAGACGCCATCATCAGTGTAGCTTTACAAAATGCCTATCATCCTGTTAGAAACTATCTGAATACGCTTGTTTGGGATGGCGTGTCACGTTTAGAACGTCTATTTATTAAGTATTTAGGTGTTGATGACACTGAAGTAAATCGTGTAGTAACTAGAAAAACTTTGATTGCTGCAGTAGCGAGAGTGATGAATCCCGGATGTAAATTTGACTATATGCTAACTTTATACGGACCTCAAGGCGTCGGTAAATCAGCCATACTAAAAAAACTAGGTGGCGCATGGTTTTCGGACAGCTTAGTGTCTGTGACAGGTAAAGAAGCTTATGAAGCATTACAAGGGGTTTGGATTATGGAAATGGCCGAGCTTGCAGCAACACGTAAAGCGGAAGTCGAGGCCATTAAGCACTTTATTTCTAAACAAATAGACCGCTTCCGTGTCGCGTATGGACATTATATTGAAGATTTTCCACGCCAATGTATATTCATAGGTACGACAAATAAAATTGATTTTTTAAAGGATGAAACAGGTGGGCGACGGTTTTGGCCATTGACAGTTAATCCCGATAAGGTCGAGGAAAATTGGTCACAATTAACAAAAGAAGATATTAATCAAATATGGGCTGAAGCTAAATACTTTTATGAGCAAGGCGAAAAGCTATATTTAAGTTCTGAGTTAGAAAAAGAAATGCGTTCTATTCAAAGTAAGCACACTGAAGAATCACCGTACGTTGGTATCGTTGAAGAATTTTTAAATACGCCTATTCCTAGCAACTGGAATGAGTTAAGCATTTTTGACAGACGACGTTTTTATCAAGGGGATGTGGACATGCTGCCAACTGGTAAAGTTGATTACGTTGAAAGGTATAAGGTGTGCGCACTCGAAATATTTGTTGAGTGCTTTGGTAGGGACATAGGAGATAGCAGAGGATCAATAGAGTTAAAAAGAATTGGTAATGCTATCAGACAAATAGATTGTTGGAATGATTATAAAGGAAACAAACAAGGGAAGTTAAGATTCGGAAAAGAATACGGTTCGCAAAAAGCGTACGTAAGAGAAGAAAAATTTAATGAATTATTATAA
- a CDS encoding MazG-like family protein — protein MNQLIKQVEQWSIDKNLNNGNPDRQALKFYEEAGEVAAALTRGNIEALKDGIGDTVVTLIILAQQHDLTLHECLQFAYDEIKGRKGKTINGTFIKESDL, from the coding sequence ATGAATCAATTAATTAAACAAGTTGAACAATGGAGTATTGATAAAAATTTAAACAATGGTAATCCGGATAGACAAGCGTTGAAGTTTTATGAGGAGGCGGGAGAGGTAGCCGCTGCTCTCACTCGTGGAAATATAGAAGCGCTGAAAGACGGTATAGGTGATACAGTCGTTACTTTGATTATCTTAGCACAACAACATGATTTGACGTTGCATGAATGTTTGCAATTCGCTTATGACGAAATCAAAGGGAGAAAAGGTAAAACAATTAATGGAACATTCATCAAAGAATCAGACTTGTAA
- a CDS encoding SA1788 family PVL leukocidin-associated protein: MIKNKTLTWKLVTERISDGWNADLAHKLSVNFKGPGDDIQYHFKRGTEIIKVPYTKLKVLEEKGLTVFIIAQKLRRGATIEEALCADDVVLPNPKNYDDKLIRELQEASSKAAYIRYKKEKQLHRKPWLKTVQQQHKRGNYCKYLFNRSSFAKVKKDLFGRDQII, encoded by the coding sequence ATGATAAAAAATAAAACATTGACATGGAAACTTGTTACTGAACGTATCAGTGACGGGTGGAATGCGGACCTTGCACATAAATTGAGCGTTAATTTTAAAGGGCCAGGTGATGATATACAATACCATTTTAAAAGAGGCACGGAGATTATAAAAGTCCCTTATACAAAACTTAAAGTTCTAGAAGAAAAAGGACTAACCGTATTCATTATCGCTCAAAAGTTAAGGAGAGGTGCAACAATTGAAGAGGCTTTATGTGCTGATGATGTGGTGCTCCCTAATCCTAAAAATTACGATGATAAGCTAATTCGTGAGTTACAAGAGGCTAGTTCAAAAGCGGCCTACATTAGATACAAAAAAGAAAAGCAACTACATCGAAAACCATGGTTAAAGACAGTGCAGCAACAGCATAAGCGCGGAAATTATTGTAAGTATTTATTTAATAGGTCGAGCTTTGCGAAAGTGAAAAAGGATTTATTTGGACGCGATCAAATTATTTAG